A portion of the uncultured Draconibacterium sp. genome contains these proteins:
- a CDS encoding NifB/NifX family molybdenum-iron cluster-binding protein, with protein MSKKIAVPVDENGILDGHFGHCKFFALIDVDETTIVNEERVTPPPHEPGVLPKWLAEKGVTDVLAGGMGHKAIQIFNYNNVNVFVGAPQLSAPELVQGYVNETIEFTANYCDH; from the coding sequence ATGAGTAAAAAAATTGCTGTTCCTGTTGATGAAAACGGGATACTTGACGGTCACTTCGGTCATTGCAAATTTTTCGCATTAATCGATGTAGATGAAACTACCATTGTAAACGAAGAGCGTGTAACTCCCCCACCTCATGAACCGGGAGTTTTGCCTAAATGGTTGGCAGAAAAAGGTGTTACCGATGTATTAGCCGGAGGAATGGGCCACAAGGCAATACAAATTTTTAATTACAACAATGTAAATGTATTTGTTGGTGCACCTCAATTATCGGCTCCCGAGTTGGTGCAAGGATATGTAAACGAAACAATTGAGTTTACAGCCAATTACTGCGATCATTAA
- a CDS encoding DUF2892 domain-containing protein: MKERIIRAVAGILVLTSILLAIFVNIYWLGLAGFVGLNLFQSSITKFCPLEFFLEKAGVE, encoded by the coding sequence ATGAAGGAGAGAATAATACGCGCAGTTGCAGGAATACTTGTGTTGACTAGCATTCTACTAGCCATATTCGTTAATATTTACTGGCTTGGCCTGGCAGGTTTTGTGGGGTTGAATTTATTTCAATCGTCGATTACAAAATTTTGCCCACTGGAATTTTTCCTTGAAAAGGCCGGAGTAGAATAG
- a CDS encoding TolC family protein translates to MKQLIFIIISILAISQFAKAQNSIDALLTEIENNNTTLSALRKTIDAEKIGNKTGIQLQNPEVEFHYLWGDPSAIGNRTDISVQQSFDFPSAYAYRNQIADMKNEQAELEYKKQKMDIFLQVRMICAELTYQNALREEYQKRQENASQIAKSVETKLNAGEANILDQNKAKVTLLNTEAELRHIEIQRQTLLQQLATLNGGNAVDFEETTFQTVPIDSDFEQWAAQAAANNPVLAWLEQEIAISDKNTQLQKAQSLPKLNAGYMSEKVVGEHFQGVSVGVSIPLFENKNTVKYAQLKNEAAQHRETDEKLRFYNEMKTLHAKAIAIQQNISQFQEQLNLQNDLALLQKALDKGSISLTEYLFELTVYYDSLEKLLDMERELSFTKAQLLIYS, encoded by the coding sequence ATGAAACAACTGATATTCATAATTATATCGATTCTTGCTATTAGTCAATTTGCGAAGGCACAAAATAGTATTGATGCCTTGCTGACCGAGATTGAGAATAACAACACTACCCTTTCAGCGCTCAGAAAAACTATTGACGCTGAAAAAATTGGTAACAAAACAGGTATTCAACTGCAAAATCCTGAGGTGGAGTTTCATTACTTGTGGGGCGATCCTTCTGCAATTGGAAACCGCACGGATATCAGCGTTCAGCAGTCGTTTGATTTTCCATCAGCTTATGCCTATCGCAACCAAATTGCGGACATGAAAAATGAACAGGCCGAGCTGGAATACAAAAAGCAAAAGATGGATATTTTCCTTCAGGTGCGGATGATTTGTGCAGAACTCACCTATCAGAATGCACTGCGAGAAGAATACCAAAAACGACAGGAAAATGCGAGCCAGATTGCTAAATCGGTTGAAACAAAGCTGAATGCCGGAGAAGCCAACATCCTGGATCAGAACAAAGCAAAAGTTACGCTTTTGAATACGGAAGCTGAGCTTCGCCACATTGAAATTCAACGACAGACACTGCTGCAACAATTGGCAACGCTAAACGGGGGTAATGCGGTTGATTTTGAAGAAACGACTTTTCAAACCGTTCCAATTGATTCCGATTTTGAACAGTGGGCAGCACAAGCCGCTGCAAATAATCCGGTACTGGCCTGGTTAGAACAGGAAATTGCTATTTCTGACAAAAACACGCAATTACAAAAAGCACAAAGTTTGCCAAAACTGAATGCGGGCTACATGAGCGAAAAAGTAGTTGGTGAGCATTTTCAGGGTGTTTCGGTGGGCGTTTCAATACCGCTGTTCGAGAATAAGAACACCGTGAAATATGCACAATTAAAGAACGAAGCTGCCCAACATCGTGAGACCGATGAAAAGCTGCGTTTTTACAACGAAATGAAAACGCTTCATGCCAAAGCAATTGCGATTCAACAAAATATATCGCAATTTCAGGAGCAACTTAATCTGCAAAACGATTTGGCCTTGCTGCAAAAGGCGCTGGACAAAGGTTCCATTTCGCTTACCGAGTATTTATTTGAGCTGACAGTGTATTACGACAGCCTGGAGAAATTGCTTGATATGGAAAGGGAATTAAGTTTTACCAAGGCGCAATTGTTGATTTACAGCTAA
- a CDS encoding DUF5320 domain-containing protein, which translates to MPGLDKTGPMGQGSQTGRKQGRCSTALSEEQFANFGRRGGGRGFRMRNLASDDTLQTGWGRGKGKGRGRGFGRLEN; encoded by the coding sequence ATGCCAGGATTAGACAAAACCGGACCAATGGGACAAGGATCCCAAACCGGAAGAAAACAGGGAAGATGCAGCACTGCATTGAGTGAAGAACAATTTGCCAACTTTGGAAGACGTGGCGGTGGCCGGGGATTTAGAATGAGAAATCTCGCAAGCGACGACACCTTACAAACTGGCTGGGGACGCGGAAAAGGGAAAGGACGTGGTAGAGGATTTGGCCGCTTAGAAAACTAA
- a CDS encoding efflux RND transporter periplasmic adaptor subunit, which produces MKTQLQKSKLIIAIALLSIIAISCGNKEKEHATVSQEKVAAQTAVANLADYPVVHSFSGKLEADKQSNLSTRIMGQIQRIYVKPGQKVNQGDLLIQIRNQDILAKKAQVEASKVEATTAFESAEKDLKRYEVLYTQNSVSDKEMDDMRTGYDMAKARLAAVEQMENEVEENMRYASIRAPYSGVITTKFVQEGDMANPGMPLLSMESPSQWKVIARIPEADIAKVQLNDAVKVKFTAAGVELEGKIIEINPSTTNTGNQYMAKVLVTVPENCTAKLYSGMYAEVLFEYGTQKRILVSESALIHRGQLVGIYAVGQSGNALLRWVKTGKTFGDKIEIISGLTDGEQYVVKSDSKLFDGAIIASN; this is translated from the coding sequence ATGAAAACACAATTACAAAAATCAAAACTCATAATTGCAATTGCTTTGCTATCAATAATTGCAATCTCGTGTGGTAACAAAGAGAAAGAACACGCCACGGTATCACAAGAAAAAGTTGCGGCACAAACTGCTGTTGCCAACCTTGCTGATTACCCGGTAGTACATAGTTTTTCGGGCAAACTGGAGGCCGACAAACAAAGTAATTTAAGTACCCGAATCATGGGGCAAATTCAGCGTATTTACGTAAAACCAGGTCAGAAAGTAAACCAGGGCGATCTGTTGATCCAGATCAGAAACCAGGATATCCTGGCTAAAAAAGCACAGGTTGAAGCAAGCAAAGTTGAAGCAACTACCGCTTTCGAAAGCGCTGAAAAAGACCTGAAACGCTACGAAGTACTTTACACACAAAATAGTGTATCGGACAAAGAAATGGACGACATGCGTACCGGCTACGACATGGCCAAAGCACGTTTGGCTGCCGTAGAACAGATGGAAAATGAAGTGGAAGAAAACATGCGTTATGCATCAATCCGAGCACCATATAGCGGAGTTATTACAACTAAATTCGTTCAGGAAGGTGACATGGCCAATCCGGGAATGCCTTTGTTAAGCATGGAAAGCCCGTCGCAGTGGAAAGTTATTGCACGCATCCCAGAAGCCGATATCGCAAAAGTTCAGCTTAACGATGCAGTTAAAGTAAAATTCACTGCAGCTGGAGTAGAACTGGAAGGAAAAATTATCGAAATAAATCCATCAACAACAAATACCGGCAACCAATACATGGCAAAAGTTTTGGTTACCGTTCCTGAAAATTGTACTGCAAAATTGTACAGCGGAATGTATGCCGAAGTATTGTTTGAGTATGGAACACAAAAACGCATCCTGGTTTCAGAATCAGCTTTGATCCATCGTGGTCAGCTGGTAGGAATTTATGCTGTTGGTCAATCGGGAAATGCCCTGCTTCGTTGGGTAAAAACCGGTAAAACATTTGGCGACAAAATTGAGATCATCTCCGGATTAACTGATGGAGAACAATATGTTGTGAAGTCTGACAGCAAACTTTTTGACGGAGCAATTATAGCTTCGAACTAA
- a CDS encoding DUF308 domain-containing protein: protein MTENLNKETTNNLWKLIITRGVVLALVGLILLLFPEATLTTLIFILGIYWLIDGVVTLYNTFKQRKIRKNWWWGVVTGSLAIIAGIIVVAKPFSSSVLTTSFLMWFLGIVALINGISNVVTGIRIKKYQAGVQSMIWGGIFSIILGIILISSPYTSALVVVKVIGSFAIFAGIITLFIGYQVKKKT, encoded by the coding sequence ATGACAGAAAATTTAAACAAAGAAACAACCAATAATTTATGGAAACTCATTATAACCCGTGGTGTAGTTTTGGCACTTGTTGGTCTTATTCTGCTTCTTTTTCCGGAAGCAACCCTAACAACACTTATTTTTATTTTAGGAATATATTGGCTAATTGACGGAGTAGTTACGCTTTACAACACTTTTAAACAACGAAAAATCAGAAAGAATTGGTGGTGGGGAGTAGTTACCGGAAGTCTTGCAATAATTGCAGGAATTATTGTAGTTGCCAAACCATTTTCAAGTTCGGTTTTAACCACTTCTTTTTTAATGTGGTTTCTGGGCATTGTAGCACTCATAAACGGAATAAGCAATGTGGTTACCGGTATTCGGATAAAAAAATACCAGGCAGGTGTACAATCAATGATTTGGGGTGGCATATTTTCCATTATACTGGGTATCATTTTAATCTCGTCGCCTTACACATCAGCTCTTGTTGTGGTTAAAGTAATTGGTTCTTTCGCCATTTTTGCCGGTATCATTACGCTATTTATAGGATACCAGGTTAAAAAGAAAACATAA
- a CDS encoding ATP-binding protein, whose protein sequence is MQIAIASGKGGTGKTTVSVNLYYYLSQKYNNKVQLIDCDVEEPNDILFFPEATMKKETEVFTIVPEIDTTKCTFCKKCAEWCEFNAISIVKTLEFAEVNYELCHSCGACFEACSFEAIKQIKNPLGRITEYQTTFGSGIHEGRLEIGSAMQTALIKKVKKHTDSQELLTLLDAPPGTSCPVVETVATANYVILVTEPTPFGLHDLTITVELLKELNKPFGVIVNKANLGNNAVFDYLEKNKITLLGKIPFSKEYAANYSQGDLLNNIPPEVNATYRQIVEQLHPIIN, encoded by the coding sequence ATGCAAATTGCAATAGCCAGCGGCAAAGGAGGAACCGGAAAAACAACTGTCTCGGTTAATCTTTATTATTATCTATCGCAGAAGTATAACAACAAAGTGCAACTTATTGATTGCGATGTGGAAGAACCAAACGATATACTTTTCTTTCCTGAAGCAACAATGAAAAAGGAAACAGAGGTATTTACAATTGTACCCGAAATTGATACAACCAAATGCACTTTTTGCAAAAAATGTGCTGAATGGTGCGAATTTAATGCGATAAGTATTGTTAAAACACTGGAATTTGCAGAGGTAAATTACGAGCTCTGTCATTCGTGTGGTGCATGTTTCGAAGCTTGTTCTTTTGAGGCGATCAAACAAATAAAAAATCCGTTGGGTAGAATTACCGAATATCAAACAACATTTGGATCCGGTATTCACGAAGGCCGCCTTGAAATTGGTTCGGCCATGCAAACTGCACTTATAAAAAAAGTAAAAAAACACACTGATTCTCAAGAGTTACTTACTCTGCTTGATGCGCCTCCGGGAACAAGTTGCCCGGTTGTTGAAACGGTTGCAACTGCAAACTATGTTATTTTGGTTACCGAACCAACTCCATTTGGATTGCACGATTTAACCATTACCGTTGAACTGTTAAAAGAATTAAACAAACCATTTGGAGTTATTGTAAACAAAGCCAACCTGGGCAACAACGCTGTTTTTGATTATCTGGAAAAGAACAAAATCACTTTGCTGGGAAAAATTCCCTTTTCGAAAGAATACGCTGCAAATTATTCGCAAGGCGATTTGCTAAATAATATTCCGCCTGAGGTTAATGCAACCTACCGGCAAATAGTTGAGCAATTACACCCCATTATTAACTAA
- a CDS encoding 4Fe-4S binding protein — MKEITILSGKGGAGKTSIAAALASLAENAVFCDNDVDAADLHLILKPEIHETHQFDSGSLAIINQDECSNCGICIKACRFEAISTNTDGFPEVNPFQCEGCRLCERLCPVDAIQISQNLNNNWYVSETRFGTMVHAKMGPGEENSGKLVTRIREKASELAREKKNRYVINDGPPGIGCTAISSITGTNAVLLVIEPTISGLHDAKRLVELVNSFGVPIFALINKFDINAEFTQTVENYLEEANIPLIGKIPFSELFVESMLAEKSLIEYVPNHPISLNLKTIWEKISNN; from the coding sequence ATGAAAGAAATTACCATATTAAGTGGAAAAGGTGGTGCCGGAAAAACCAGTATTGCTGCGGCTTTGGCGTCGTTAGCAGAAAATGCGGTGTTTTGCGACAACGATGTTGACGCTGCCGACCTGCATTTAATTTTAAAACCGGAAATTCACGAAACACATCAGTTCGATAGTGGTTCACTGGCTATTATAAATCAAGACGAATGCTCAAATTGCGGAATATGCATAAAAGCTTGCCGTTTTGAAGCCATTTCTACCAACACTGATGGTTTTCCGGAAGTCAACCCATTTCAATGCGAAGGCTGCAGATTATGCGAGCGGCTTTGTCCTGTCGATGCTATTCAAATTAGCCAAAACCTAAACAACAACTGGTATGTTTCAGAAACGCGTTTTGGTACAATGGTACATGCCAAAATGGGTCCCGGCGAAGAAAACTCGGGGAAACTGGTTACCCGAATCAGGGAAAAAGCAAGCGAATTGGCAAGAGAAAAAAAAAACCGCTATGTAATTAACGATGGTCCTCCGGGAATTGGCTGCACCGCCATTTCATCTATTACCGGAACAAATGCAGTTTTGCTGGTAATTGAGCCAACCATTTCAGGATTACACGATGCCAAACGACTTGTTGAGCTGGTTAATTCATTTGGTGTTCCAATTTTTGCCCTCATTAATAAATTTGATATAAATGCAGAATTTACGCAAACTGTTGAAAATTATTTGGAAGAAGCTAATATCCCACTAATTGGCAAAATTCCATTTTCAGAGCTTTTTGTTGAATCAATGTTAGCTGAAAAATCGTTGATTGAATATGTGCCAAATCATCCAATAAGTTTAAATTTAAAAACCATTTGGGAAAAGATTAGCAACAACTAG
- a CDS encoding NifB/NifX family molybdenum-iron cluster-binding protein produces MKTIITSSGDNVNSKFDLRFGRAGWFCVYDKETHTTNFIENSFKNSNGGAGTKSSEMAAELGANQIISGHFGPKAKDMLDKFKIQMIELHEEELDVKDIILKIENN; encoded by the coding sequence ATGAAAACAATTATCACTTCATCCGGAGATAATGTAAACTCAAAATTTGATTTACGTTTTGGACGTGCCGGTTGGTTTTGTGTTTATGACAAAGAAACCCACACAACCAATTTTATTGAAAACAGCTTTAAAAACTCGAATGGAGGAGCCGGTACAAAATCTTCGGAAATGGCAGCGGAACTGGGTGCAAACCAAATCATTTCCGGCCATTTTGGCCCGAAAGCCAAAGATATGCTCGACAAGTTTAAAATACAAATGATTGAGTTACACGAAGAAGAGCTGGATGTAAAGGATATTATTTTGAAAATCGAAAACAATTAG
- a CDS encoding TolC family protein — MSTQKFNYLLLLLLLTPAILKAQPRPLSLSEALILAEENNLNVKSAEARVEAARANYRMTNSVFLPGLEASHTGMSTNDPLNSFGFKLKQEIVTQQDFNPDLLNDPGSIENFQTKIELQQPLLNLDGIYARKAAKNQLDAMSFQTNRVKLNIKFEVKKAYYMLELAESSVEVLEKSVAVAEEALRLTKNNAEQGFAKEADVLEASVRVEERKNQLLEAQNQRQTANDFLVYLLGMEFTEVIETTNSLIQPPMQVIIDRNSVNLESRSDMLAYQKQIEAGENMVKSNKMKFVPRLNAFGAFEWNDESLFGTSANNYMVGASLSWSLFSGYKNAGAVQHATAQLDEARINYEDYLSQSQIEINRATRKMELNYNRIQSSKLAKDQAQESLRIRTNRFEQGLEKTADLLMSEALTSQKELEYIQSIYNYKQAIFEMELLIEQDINE, encoded by the coding sequence ATGTCAACACAAAAATTCAATTACCTACTATTATTGCTGTTATTAACGCCGGCAATATTAAAGGCACAACCAAGACCATTGAGTTTGAGCGAGGCACTCATTCTTGCCGAAGAAAACAACCTTAATGTAAAAAGTGCTGAAGCCCGTGTGGAAGCTGCACGTGCTAATTATCGAATGACAAACTCTGTTTTTTTACCGGGATTGGAAGCGAGTCACACGGGAATGTCAACCAACGACCCGCTAAATTCTTTTGGTTTCAAATTAAAACAAGAGATTGTAACACAACAAGATTTTAATCCTGATCTATTAAATGATCCGGGAAGCATCGAGAATTTCCAGACCAAAATTGAGTTACAGCAACCATTGTTGAACCTTGATGGAATTTATGCCCGAAAGGCAGCCAAAAATCAATTGGATGCGATGTCATTTCAGACTAACAGGGTTAAACTGAACATTAAATTCGAAGTAAAAAAAGCTTATTATATGCTTGAGCTGGCCGAATCGTCAGTTGAGGTACTGGAAAAATCAGTAGCTGTAGCAGAAGAAGCTTTACGATTAACAAAAAACAATGCCGAGCAGGGATTTGCTAAAGAAGCAGATGTACTGGAAGCCTCTGTACGAGTTGAAGAACGCAAGAATCAATTACTTGAAGCGCAAAACCAGCGTCAAACAGCCAACGACTTTTTGGTTTACTTGTTGGGCATGGAATTCACCGAAGTAATAGAAACTACCAATTCGCTGATTCAACCACCAATGCAGGTTATCATCGACCGTAATTCAGTAAATCTTGAAAGCCGTTCGGACATGCTGGCTTATCAGAAACAAATCGAGGCCGGCGAGAATATGGTTAAATCGAACAAAATGAAATTCGTTCCCCGCCTGAATGCTTTCGGAGCCTTTGAGTGGAACGATGAATCGTTGTTCGGAACTTCGGCTAATAATTATATGGTTGGAGCATCATTAAGCTGGAGCCTGTTTAGTGGATATAAAAATGCAGGCGCTGTTCAACATGCCACTGCACAATTAGACGAAGCACGCATTAACTACGAAGATTACTTGTCTCAAAGCCAAATTGAAATCAATCGTGCAACCCGCAAAATGGAACTGAATTATAATCGTATCCAATCGAGCAAACTGGCAAAAGATCAAGCCCAGGAGTCCTTACGAATCCGGACAAACCGTTTTGAACAGGGACTGGAAAAGACCGCTGATCTGCTGATGTCGGAAGCCCTCACCTCACAAAAAGAATTAGAATACATTCAATCAATTTATAATTACAAGCAAGCCATTTTCGAGATGGAATTGCTTATCGAACAGGATATTAACGAATAA
- a CDS encoding efflux RND transporter permease subunit, which produces MKTGFAGGIAKQFINSKLTPLLMVAFMAIGIYSSYLTPREEEPQIDVPIADILFSYPGASPKEIESRVMQPLEKVVANIPGVEYVYSTSMPGQAMLIVQFYVGEDIERSLVKMYNEIMKHMDQMPHGTSLPLVKTRSIDDVPVLGLTFWSENYDDYQLKRIAQEVNNEIEQVTDVSETKVIGGRSRQIRVVLDNGAMARYNVDALSIAQKIQTANQQFNTGSFNKNDVEYLVEAGEFLQTSDDVSNLVVGIHNGSPVYLKQVAEILDGPEEPIQYVNFGYGMMDEKKKEFAGEYGAVTISVAKRRGADAMKVSDQILEKISHLEKDLIPSDVHVDVTRNYGETASHKVSELLMHLAGAIIAVTFVVMLAMGWRGGLVVFLSVPITFALTMFSYYFLDYTLNRITLFALVFVTGIVVDDSIIIAENMHRHFKMKKLPFIQAALRSIDEVGNPTILATFTVIAAVLPMVFVSGLMGPYMSPMPIGASIAMIFSLLVALTITPYLAFRLLKVVEKDDKVKKAFKLENSPIYKIYYKTMKPMLESPWKRWTFIGTITFFLLASMTLVYFKMVAVKMLPFDNKNEFQVIIDMPEGTTLERTAAVTKELAAYIAQQEEVINYQSYVGTASPMNFNGLVRHYDLRRGSNVADIQVNLTDKTERKAQSHDIAKAMRPGIQQLAKKFNANAKVVEVPPGPPVLSTLVAEIYGPDYDEQIEVARQVKDLFAETADVVDIDWQMEDDQVEYKFNVLKEKAALAGVSTQQVVNSVAMALGGQEVTQLYAEKEHEQVGIQLRFPEEQRSSIEDLKKINIMSMTGQKVALGDVVEIKEEIQDKSIYRKNQKRVVYVTADIAGALESPVYGILDMSNNLDKIQLPEGYTLNEEFTQQPFVQDNYSLKWDGEWQITYEVFRDLGAAFAVVLLVIYMLIIGWFQNFTVPFVMMVAIPLSLVGILIGHWLMGAFFTATSMIGLIALAGIMVRNSILLIDFINLRLKDGAPLKDAVIEAGAVRTTPILLTAGTVVIGAVVILFDPIFQGLAISLMGGTIASTFLTLIIVPLIYYMTEKKKYPVEEAPVAETQKTENNLTNEEEK; this is translated from the coding sequence ATGAAAACAGGATTTGCTGGCGGAATAGCCAAACAGTTTATAAACTCAAAATTAACGCCGCTGTTGATGGTCGCTTTTATGGCGATCGGTATCTACAGCTCGTACCTGACTCCCCGCGAGGAGGAACCGCAAATTGATGTACCAATTGCCGATATCCTCTTTAGTTATCCGGGAGCCAGCCCTAAAGAAATTGAATCCCGCGTAATGCAGCCACTCGAAAAAGTAGTTGCCAATATTCCGGGAGTTGAATACGTGTACTCTACCTCAATGCCGGGTCAGGCCATGCTCATCGTTCAGTTTTACGTTGGTGAAGACATCGAACGTTCGTTGGTAAAAATGTACAACGAAATTATGAAGCACATGGACCAAATGCCACACGGAACAAGTTTGCCGCTGGTTAAAACACGTTCTATCGACGATGTGCCGGTATTGGGATTAACTTTCTGGAGCGAAAATTACGACGATTACCAGTTGAAAAGAATTGCTCAGGAAGTAAATAACGAAATTGAACAGGTTACCGATGTTTCGGAAACAAAAGTAATTGGAGGCCGTTCTCGTCAAATTCGCGTGGTGTTAGACAACGGAGCAATGGCCCGCTATAACGTTGACGCACTTAGTATCGCTCAGAAAATACAGACTGCAAACCAACAGTTCAATACCGGATCTTTTAACAAAAATGATGTTGAATACCTGGTTGAAGCCGGTGAATTTCTGCAAACTTCTGACGATGTTTCCAACCTTGTTGTTGGAATCCACAACGGAAGCCCGGTTTACCTGAAACAGGTTGCCGAAATTCTTGACGGTCCTGAAGAGCCGATTCAATATGTGAATTTTGGTTACGGAATGATGGACGAAAAGAAAAAGGAATTTGCAGGCGAATATGGAGCTGTTACTATTTCAGTAGCAAAACGTCGTGGTGCCGATGCGATGAAAGTTTCTGACCAGATTTTGGAAAAAATCAGCCACCTTGAAAAAGACTTGATTCCATCTGACGTTCATGTTGATGTTACCCGTAACTACGGCGAAACAGCATCGCACAAAGTATCGGAACTGCTGATGCACCTTGCCGGAGCAATTATTGCCGTAACTTTTGTGGTAATGCTGGCCATGGGCTGGCGCGGTGGACTTGTAGTATTTTTGTCGGTGCCGATTACTTTCGCGCTAACAATGTTCAGCTACTATTTCCTCGATTACACCTTGAACCGGATTACGCTTTTTGCACTAGTTTTTGTAACGGGTATCGTAGTCGACGACTCGATTATTATTGCCGAAAACATGCACCGGCATTTCAAAATGAAAAAATTACCATTTATCCAGGCAGCATTACGTTCTATCGATGAAGTGGGTAACCCAACAATTCTTGCCACATTTACAGTAATTGCGGCCGTTTTACCAATGGTTTTCGTTTCAGGTTTGATGGGGCCATACATGAGCCCGATGCCGATTGGAGCTTCTATTGCAATGATCTTTTCGTTGCTGGTGGCACTTACTATTACTCCATACCTGGCATTCCGTTTGCTAAAAGTTGTTGAGAAAGACGACAAGGTAAAAAAAGCATTCAAACTGGAGAACTCACCGATTTATAAGATCTATTATAAAACGATGAAACCGATGTTGGAGTCGCCATGGAAACGCTGGACTTTTATCGGAACCATCACCTTTTTCCTGCTGGCATCGATGACACTGGTTTATTTCAAAATGGTAGCTGTAAAAATGCTTCCGTTCGATAATAAAAATGAATTCCAGGTAATTATCGACATGCCGGAAGGAACAACGCTGGAGCGCACTGCAGCCGTTACAAAAGAACTGGCAGCATACATCGCGCAACAAGAGGAAGTAATTAATTACCAGTCGTATGTAGGAACGGCGTCACCAATGAACTTTAATGGTTTGGTTCGTCACTACGACTTACGCAGAGGTTCGAATGTTGCCGATATTCAGGTAAACCTTACCGACAAAACAGAGCGCAAAGCACAAAGTCACGACATTGCAAAAGCGATGCGTCCGGGAATTCAGCAGCTGGCTAAAAAATTCAATGCCAACGCAAAAGTTGTTGAGGTTCCACCAGGCCCACCGGTACTTTCAACATTGGTTGCAGAGATTTACGGACCGGATTACGACGAACAAATTGAAGTGGCCCGTCAGGTAAAAGACTTGTTTGCCGAAACGGCCGATGTGGTAGATATCGACTGGCAAATGGAAGACGACCAGGTTGAATACAAGTTCAATGTATTGAAAGAAAAAGCGGCGCTGGCAGGTGTTTCTACACAACAGGTTGTAAACAGTGTTGCCATGGCTCTTGGCGGTCAGGAAGTAACACAACTTTATGCCGAAAAAGAACACGAGCAGGTTGGTATTCAATTACGTTTTCCTGAAGAACAGCGTTCGAGCATTGAAGACCTGAAGAAAATAAACATCATGAGCATGACCGGCCAGAAAGTGGCACTTGGTGATGTGGTTGAAATAAAAGAAGAAATTCAGGACAAAAGTATTTACCGTAAAAACCAGAAACGTGTGGTTTACGTAACTGCCGACATTGCAGGAGCCCTGGAAAGCCCGGTATACGGGATTCTGGATATGAGTAATAATCTGGATAAAATCCAACTTCCGGAAGGTTACACGCTAAACGAAGAGTTTACACAACAACCGTTCGTACAAGACAACTACAGCCTGAAATGGGACGGAGAGTGGCAAATTACCTACGAAGTATTCCGCGATTTGGGAGCTGCATTTGCAGTGGTTCTTTTGGTAATTTACATGCTCATCATCGGATGGTTCCAGAACTTTACGGTACCGTTTGTGATGATGGTTGCCATTCCTCTTTCGCTGGTTGGTATCCTAATTGGTCACTGGCTGATGGGAGCTTTCTTTACAGCAACTTCAATGATCGGATTGATTGCTTTGGCTGGAATTATGGTCCGAAACTCCATACTGCTCATCGACTTTATAAATCTCCGGCTTAAGGACGGAGCGCCGCTAAAAGATGCGGTAATCGAAGCCGGAGCAGTGCGAACCACTCCTATCCTTCTTACTGCCGGAACAGTTGTAATTGGCGCGGTTGTGATCTTATTCGACCCAATTTTCCAGGGATTGGCGATTTCACTAATGGGTGGAACAATTGCATCAACATTTTTAACACTGATTATTGTTCCGCTTATTTATTACATGACTGAGAAAAAGAAATACCCGGTAGAAGAAGCTCCTGTGGCTGAAACTCAAAAAACTGAAAATAACTTAACTAACGAGGAGGAAAAATAA